In one Mucilaginibacter ginsenosidivorax genomic region, the following are encoded:
- the ricT gene encoding PSP1 domain-containing protein, with translation MGCGSCSTGGGCSPAGCKSNGSCLTNGCSKLDVYDWLSHMDMPTNYKPFPVIEVKFKGSRKEFYLNNDNIYLEAGDLVAVEATTGGYDIGHVSITGELVRMQMTKRHVKEADVVKKIYRRATVADVDKWKMAKDLEWETMHKSRKLALDLNLNMKLSDVDYQGDKTKATFYYTAEGRVDFRELIKKMAETFRIRIEMRQIGMRQEASRLGGIGSCGRELCCSTWLTDFKTVSTSAARYQNLSLNTLKLAGQCGKLKCCLNYELDTYMDALKHIPDNVNVLKTEKGDARLQKTDIFKKIMWFSYPREEAWIPMPIAKVKEIQQQNREGIIPADLGELEMEETEVIKALDYENVVGQDSLTRLDDRNRAKNQKKNNNNKNRNQQQKTGGADGRPANQPRPQGAAPVAERPAGAPEGNRPPKGNRPQQQGNKPPQNQGNRTPQQQGQKPQQQHGPQQGPRPQQQHGPQQGPKPQQQGNRPPLEGGSRPEGSGNNRRHRPNRPNNQNRNNNNPPQDNTPQ, from the coding sequence ATGGGATGTGGAAGTTGCTCAACAGGGGGCGGATGCTCACCTGCGGGCTGCAAAAGTAATGGCTCATGCCTTACCAACGGTTGCAGCAAATTAGATGTTTACGATTGGCTGTCCCACATGGATATGCCAACAAATTATAAGCCTTTTCCTGTTATCGAAGTAAAATTTAAAGGCTCGCGCAAGGAATTTTACCTCAATAACGATAATATTTACCTGGAAGCAGGTGATTTGGTTGCCGTGGAAGCTACCACCGGTGGCTATGATATTGGCCACGTATCTATCACCGGCGAACTGGTGCGCATGCAAATGACCAAGCGCCATGTAAAGGAGGCCGATGTAGTTAAAAAAATCTATCGCCGTGCTACCGTTGCCGATGTGGATAAATGGAAAATGGCCAAGGACCTGGAGTGGGAAACCATGCACAAATCGCGCAAGCTGGCCCTTGATTTAAACCTGAACATGAAGCTGAGCGACGTGGATTACCAGGGCGATAAAACCAAAGCTACTTTTTATTACACTGCCGAAGGCCGTGTTGATTTCAGGGAGCTGATCAAAAAAATGGCCGAAACCTTCCGCATCCGTATCGAGATGCGCCAGATAGGTATGCGCCAGGAAGCAAGCCGTTTAGGCGGTATTGGCTCCTGCGGCCGCGAGCTTTGCTGCTCAACCTGGTTAACCGATTTTAAAACAGTATCTACATCGGCAGCACGTTACCAAAACCTGTCGTTAAATACCCTGAAGCTGGCAGGCCAGTGTGGTAAGCTTAAGTGCTGTTTAAATTACGAGCTGGATACCTACATGGATGCGCTAAAGCACATCCCTGATAATGTAAACGTGCTTAAAACCGAAAAAGGCGATGCCCGTTTGCAAAAAACCGACATATTTAAAAAGATCATGTGGTTTAGTTACCCGCGCGAAGAAGCGTGGATACCCATGCCCATAGCCAAAGTTAAAGAAATTCAGCAGCAAAACCGTGAAGGTATTATACCTGCCGACCTGGGCGAGCTGGAGATGGAAGAAACCGAGGTAATAAAAGCCCTTGACTACGAAAACGTAGTTGGGCAGGATAGCCTTACCCGTTTAGACGACCGTAACCGCGCCAAAAATCAAAAGAAAAACAACAACAATAAAAACCGCAACCAGCAGCAAAAAACTGGCGGTGCCGATGGCAGGCCTGCAAACCAGCCCCGTCCTCAAGGCGCAGCCCCGGTAGCCGAGCGCCCGGCCGGTGCCCCCGAAGGTAACCGCCCGCCAAAGGGCAACAGGCCGCAGCAGCAGGGCAACAAGCCGCCTCAAAACCAGGGCAACCGTACACCACAGCAGCAGGGGCAAAAACCCCAGCAGCAGCATGGCCCGCAACAAGGCCCAAGGCCGCAACAGCAACACGGCCCGCAGCAGGGCCCAAAGCCACAGCAGCAAGGCAACCGCCCGCCGCTGGAAGGCGGCAGCAGACCCGAAGGCAGCGGCAACAACAGGCGCCACAGGCCAAACCGCCCCAATAATCAAAACCGGAACAACAATAACCCGCCACAGGATAATACGCCACAATAA
- a CDS encoding gliding motility lipoprotein GldH: MKRFIKILYPATCVLITMLLGSCTDPAAIVDTNTQIADHNWSYVNRAKFDCKIDDEKAAYNLYFNLRVTDAYKYSNLFVLIHQKSPNGYIKTTRYELKLASKDGQWLGKGSGNLYSYQVPFQSGFKFPAKGIYHFEIEQNMRDNPLHEVSDVGIRVEKVR; the protein is encoded by the coding sequence ATGAAACGGTTTATCAAAATACTTTACCCGGCAACATGTGTGCTAATCACCATGCTGTTGGGTAGCTGTACCGATCCCGCCGCAATTGTAGATACCAACACACAAATTGCCGATCATAACTGGTCGTACGTAAACCGGGCTAAGTTTGATTGTAAGATAGATGACGAAAAGGCGGCCTACAACCTGTACTTTAACCTGCGGGTAACCGATGCCTACAAATACTCCAACCTGTTTGTACTTATCCATCAAAAAAGCCCCAACGGCTACATTAAAACCACCCGTTACGAATTGAAACTGGCCAGTAAGGATGGCCAGTGGCTGGGCAAAGGATCGGGCAATTTATATAGCTACCAGGTGCCTTTTCAAAGCGGTTTTAAATTCCCTGCTAAAGGCATCTACCATTTTGAGATTGAGCAAAACATGCGCGACAACCCCCTGCACGAAGTGAGTGATGTGGGGATACGGGTGGAGAAGGTGAGGTAA